The Nicotiana tabacum cultivar K326 chromosome 14, ASM71507v2, whole genome shotgun sequence genome contains a region encoding:
- the LOC142168894 gene encoding uncharacterized protein LOC142168894, which yields MPTEIAVHKLSLDPNIPPVRQKKRPIAEARNKFVKEEVTRLLKIGSIRELVVNQVYEIFDTKKECIQQYVVKVQALLARFREWSITHVPREDNVEADALANLGSSTKFQGSESGTVVQLMNSVLDTDGYYEVNLTSLVWDWRNEIIDYLEHGKLLEDPKASRALCAKAAGYSFKKGQLYRKFFQGPLSRCLGASEATYVMREVHEGICGNHSGADSLVLKLVWA from the exons ATGCCGACGGAGATAGCCGtgcacaagttaagcttggatcccaacatacctcCGGTAAGGCAAAAGAAGCGCCCTATTGCTGAAgcaaggaataaattcgtcaaagaagaggtaacccgttTACTTAAGAttggttcaatccgagag ttggtggtaaatcaggtttaCGAAATTTTTGACACCAAAAAGGAATGTAtacaacaatacgtggtaaaggttcaGGCTTTATTGGCACGATTTcgggagtggtcaattactcatgTCCCGAGGGAAGATAACGTGGAAGCAGATGCATTAGCAAATTTGGGCTCATCAACAAAATTCCAGGGATCGGAATCAGGGACGGTAGTACAACTAATGAACTCAGTCTTAGACACggatggttactatgaggtgaATTTGACTAGTTTGGtttgggactggagaaacgaaATAATCGATTATCTCGAGCATGGAAAGTTGCTCGAAGACCCCAAAGCATCAAGAGCGTTATGCGCCAAAGCTGCAGGATATAGCTTCAAGAAAGGCCAATTGTACAGAAAATTCTTTCAAGGACCGTTGTCCCGGTGCTTAGGAGCATCAGAAGCTAcctatgtgatgagagaagtccatgaagggatatgcggcaaccACTCGGGTGCAGATTCTTTGGTGCTGAAATTAGTTTGGGCATGA